The following is a genomic window from Xiphophorus couchianus chromosome 5, X_couchianus-1.0, whole genome shotgun sequence.
GTATTTTCAAAACCTCGCTGTATAATCGTAATGtagattttacatttacagtgtAAAGTGATCAAACCGTCAGGGGCTTTCACAGATTAATGTCCAGATTTTCATCGTTTTTTCAAGGGACCTTAAATTGATTAGTGCAATGCCTACATAATTATTTCTCTTATTACTTGTTTTCAAAAGataatttagtaatttttatACTTGTATGTATTCTAGCCTACAATAACATGATGATACAATCCCTCTTTTTCTTAAAACTCTCTTATTCTGCATATTAAATTGATACATCCCAATTCTActtttgaatatatatatatatagcgagagagagagagagaaacataaaaacgtTGACATTACAAACAACTTTTCAATTGAGTCCAGGCCATTGGATACCAAcacaaatactaaaaataaaagcagaaatgtgctTGATATAAGATGAATAATTATCAACTAATGTTGAATTGTGGACAAGGGTTGCAAAGAATCATGCCAGGTGCCACAAAATGGCCactgggccacactttggataCCAGCATTTCAACAGTAAAGTTCCcagaaagtgttttatttttttagaaccaGAAAAGTTTAATGAAATGCAAGAGAAAATATCAAGATTGTTAATGTAATGTTAATATTGTtgatatttcatttattgacaaaagaaatgacatgttaagatattttaatcattctaaagattaaaaacaagtcaatgaacacaaaaaacataaataatctaAACACGTGTCGACAACCAGAAACGCTTCAGCCGATGTAATCCACCAGCCGCTGCAGCTGTTCGCAACGTTTCACCACTTCTGGCAGCGAGAGGAGAGTCtgtgaggaaataaaaacacgtCCATCAAAcgttaaaaaagattaaatcacAAATATGAACTACAACAGAATAAATGCCTCACCTCTCTGACTTTATTGATCATGTGGTTTAAAATCTGGAGCTCATTCTCAGACTTCTGCTGGTTGGTCTGATGGACGATTTGCTAAAAGAGATGTGATGATAATAAACACGATGACTGTCTAATATTTTCCCACACAGGTGTGTGGACAGAAATCACAGTGAGCCCACAGATATGATCAGCACTCACATGCCGCTTGGCTCTCTCCAGGAGTTTAAATTTGGCCTGCTCTGCTTCCTGTAGACTGGCCTTAAGCTTCTCCACCTGGTGgacaaaaatatcaacaatcACAAATCGATGACTCTACAGATAAAACAAGTATTGAATGTGCCACAACTTTTCATAATAAACATATCTCCGAAAGTGTTATTGGTATGAAATTTTTCACCAGGTAGAAACCCAAGTAATCCATACatagagagaaacaaaaacaaataagttgAAATCTATCCATCGTTTTCATTAACCACAAacttgaaattacaaaaataaatctgcttaatggaaacaggataattttgaaaaaaaaactgcaatggaaacatttttttatgcgagtcatgtgatcaacccAAGAACTCtgccagatgttactactgatgGAAACGCAAAAGAAGACGACAGAccgtggtaggaggatgatgggggtttttttatttatttgttttttggacaatgtTTAGCTAGCTCCACCAGATTCTCCCAGCATCACACAGTTAAAAAGTGTGTGACATCATCATAACgcctctgcaaaaacacagactacaatttccccaaaacgctgcTTACGTAGCAACTCCCACATCTGATTGGCTTATACAGTAGTTGATGAGCGTTTGCGCCACCATGGCTGAATTGTGAATGTATCTCATGCAGCTGTTCAACAGTAAAGTTTGGAGATGGGAACATCATGATGGGAGGCTGTTTTTCTGCACATGGTactgaaacacttttttaaaaattcaaggGACGATGAATaaagaatgagagaaaaaaaaacaaaaaactgctagCATCTACCAGAAcgatgaaaatgaaatgagggtggacatttcagcaagacaatAATCCAGAACGCAAAGCCGAGAAAATCCAACTGgcttcaaagaaaataaatctgttcgAATCATCCAATTGAAAATCTATGGAAAGAActaaaaatctgagatttaaaggatgttttgtggaaaaataGGCAAAAATCGCAAGAGGAGGTCTTGAAGCTACAAAGGCTTTTGTACAAAGAATTAAATATCAGTAGGCATTTTGAATTCATTTCACATTATTACACATATcttaatttctgaatttattaggttttgttttttttctatggtTGTTAGCAACAGCTGGTGAAAATTGCATGTCAGAAATATGTTGGAAAATAGTGATCAATGCTTATTTTACCCACTGTAATCAGCAAGCAGCGGAACTGACCTCCTTCAGCAGCTGGATCTTCTCCTCCATGTGGTGAGCTGGGGCCGCCGCCGGGTCGCCGGTTCTCCTCAGCTCCTCCCGCAGGAACTGGGACTCCACTCTGGACTGCTCCAGGGCACGACGCAGCTCAGCCGCCTCCCTTCGCAACTCCTGAAGGGgaaatttaaaacatcaaaactgaACAATAATGTTTCCTTAAAGCTCATATCTGGGTTTTAAATTATACATTATTGTCGCTcttgtgttttcttaaaatctCCTGGGCCTCTTGGACGTCTTCCATCAGCTTCGTCAGAGTTTTCTCTTCCTATGtacagagaaagaaataaaaaaaacatttaaactcgTCAGATTGAATCTCAACCCGACAACAGATGCAGAAACATCAGGAGTCCAGACCTGagctttgtgctgcagagcctgttttcctctctccacCAGGCTGCTGAGGCACCGCAACTCCTGCTTCAACTCAAGGACTTCAGCTTGATGCCTGCTGCTTGAGGTCTGCAGCTCCATCTGCAGGCCACCGCTGGAACAGCATGAAAACATTAGAGGGGGAagaataaaaaatcttaaaaccaAGTTGTTGTTGCCAAGTTAGACAAGATTGCCTTCACATTTAAGTATCGACCAATCTCCGATCTCCCAAAAATTAGGCAAACTTTTACCCCTAACGTtccaattaaatatataacacaTATTGAAAATAGTTTGGTAAGCTAAAACATTTATGTGTggaacaattaaaacaaacaacgTGGATCTTAACATCCGAAAAGTTTTTGCTGACTTTTCTGCTGTTGGACGGCTGGTGGGAAATCATGTCAGACATTTTTTCCTTTACCACTCTAtaattttaaacagaaactataagtaataaaagtatttatgcATTAAATCCAGACAAATCAGATCCCATCTGCTGCCTCGTATCGACCACCTACATGGTGCTGTGCAGCTCCTGCAGCTGCGCGTCTCTGCAGCGCTGAGCCTGCTGCAGCGTGCTGATGAGCTCTGCGACGGTTCTGCTGAGGCCGGAGAGGAGCTCCGCCATGCTGCTctgctcctcctcatcctcctcttcatcctggACTGGCTCCGAGATCGTCTTTGGGTTGAGAGCTGCGACGCGGGTGAAGGCACTCGTCTCGCTGAAAAACGCGTCACTCTGTGGCTCTGATGCATCTGAGGGGAAACAAAGATCACCAATCAGActcaaatcaacatttttaaccaGCATGTGAAGCAGaatcaatctttttttattatcatttgaaagtaaaatacaTGGATAAAGATTAAATGTTATTATGAATTTCTTCTCaaacttttgatattttttgaataattgtccagtgatgaaaacaaacaaaagtttaattcaattaaaaatatatattttagatcccaaagggaaaataaatgatgtTGTAGCAAACAACCAaatgttcaatttttatttagccAAATTATATACTATTTTAATACAAGGCATTCCTTAAGACTGTTTCAGCCATTCAACATGGAATAAAAACCTGGAACTCACTTCcttcatttgtttcaaatataaCGAATGCTGGAGCTTTTAAAAGAGTCTTTAAtaattttatcataaaaaattttatcaTTGTACATTCATGAATTAATATTCATTACCAATGCTATATTAAATGTGTGTCactgtttttgtaataaatgtttgtttgttcttttaataACATGGACCCCAGGAGGAGTAGCAATTGTCACGGCAACGGTTAATGGGGATccagataaacaaacaaataaactcatATTAGTTAAAAGGTTTTCACCTAAAGTCGAGTCTGTTCTGACGTCTTCCTCCTTCTCGGCCGTTAAAGCCACCATGACGCTGTCGACGAAGGAGCTGGACGTCTGATGGCGCGCCGCACCGGAGAACATGGCCGactctttctgcttttggtgTTCTTccctctgaaaacaaaatagttaagCATAGAAATGTGCTTAAAACTCTCAACACGCCGCATTTACAACCTCAGATTAACAGAAACTCTCAGGGAAGCAATAACTGACCTTCTTCATGACCATTTGTCCTTTTAATGGTCTTGGTCAGTGCTTCTCAAGAATTTGAGcaatgttagaaatacattaaaatatgcaaattaataaataatacatatgaaaataaacatttaattgcctaaaatgcaaaaatattcctttagagatcatttgtagcaaaggatgcaattgcagctaaaaaaataatttcaataatgtGAAGAACTCCGTAATTTATCCTCCATTTAAACTCAATACAGAGTAGGGCTCTGATGTGTTTATTAGTTTTTGGattaaattgattaataatCGACAGAAAAATGTGCTACACATGAGATTTTGTTACAGGATTTGAACCAGCCAAAGCTAAAaatgggtagaacatatttagtttatattaaatgcaaaatgtttatattttttgtacagttttgtcttCATAGCTGCTCTAAGTGTGTTATTCTCTTagcaaatggcttttttttgtctttatgctTCAGGTTTCATTACCTGGTTGCTAAGGGAAACCTGCAGCTCTGTGGTCAGACCGCGCAGCGTGTGATGCAGGATGGTGATCTCAGTGACCGCCTCAGCCATCTTCTCCTGCAGCTCCATGCGAGCGGCGCCGGCTGCGCATCGGGACGTTTCCAACTCGTCACTCAGGCTCTGATTCTCaagcctttaaaaaaacaaacacagatcgAATTAAACCTGCATGAATAATGAGAGAATCTTAACTAGCTGGATGGTTAAAAGAtcccaacacacacagaaataaaacaaacttactGAAGTTTGCACACTTCTGATTTCAAGTCTTCGCACTCAATGTTTCTCTCCCGAAGCGCCTGCAGGTTGCTCCTGAGCATCCGCTCGCTCTCGGCCACCTGCTCCCTCGCCAGCTCATTCTCCATCTGCaggaactgaaataaaaatggctgaGATGAAGCGCGGGGTGTGAACATACATCCAtagatctttgaaaagcaaaagcgGAACCTTCTacacaatcaacaagaatgcaacaactggtttctggatggcaagtccacaacaaaacacttgtcttttccagcagccatcgTACAGTGCATATAGCAGTAAAGCCAGTTGACTAAACCTGCTGAAGCTCTGCTGGgcttgctaggtaacgggctgtgCCTGCtaatttgtgacgttacatcctgaaggtttttgaaatagctctttttccagacaccaaaaaacattaatatattgccaaaaactacatattttattaggatgTTTTTAGAAGAAGTAGAATTCGTCCCCTTTAAAGCATGGTATTCTGAATACACGCAGCTTTTTGGAGCTAGGAGTTTGAAACTGTTGTAAGAAGCCCACTCCATAATTTgtaaaacttaacattttacaaacacTGTAGCAACCAGGGTATAAGAACACCTTACAAAAGTAATACAATTggtaaatataatatttacCATAAAATTGGTAAATGAAGTAATGAGAAGCCAGAAAAGGATGATTGTACCTACAGCCAAGGCAACACCTTCAAAAGATTGTTTACTCGTTTGCTGGTCACACCAACACCAGCTGATTATATCAATTCCTGTGATGTTTGTGGCTCCATTAACATAAACACACTGCAGATTGTTctatgttctttctttcttcggTGAAACTCTGCAGTGAAAATTCACACTTTAttacataaatgttattttttacaacCAGTGAACACCGGACACTGAGAAGcatctttaaaagtcttaattagcaattttgcaggtttttagtaaatattttgtatttctgcagtttgtgCAAAAAGTGATTGTTGGTTGgacaacagaacaaaaaaaaaaacaaaaaaaacaaaacagtttttggaATTTaagctgattaaataaatttcaaaataaaagtgtcaCTAAAACATGACTGGTTTCCAGCTGACCTCATTCATTTCCCGCACGCCGCCCAGCTCGGTGCAGacttcctgcagctgctggatctGAACCGTCTGAGACTGGGAAAGGTTCTGGAGCTGACCAAGCTGCAGGTCGCTCTCAGCCAGCGCCCGGTCCAGTTCACCGACCCGCTGCTCTGAACCCGACAGAGACGCCTGCAGTCTGGAGGAGAAcaggagagaaaacacacagcaggaagaaatttactgaaaaacttaatgaaaggaaggaaagaagagtGGAAGGATCTGCAAAAAAGGAAGATAAGAAAGAAGGAATGAAGGATTTGAAAAAaccaaggaaggaaggaaaggagaaaggaaggatttaaaaagaagcaataaaggATCTGAAAGGAgtgaataaaagaaagaaacaagagaTGGGAAATGAAGTCTGGAAATCTGAAAAGCCTTCTTCCTCTACAATCTTTTAGTTTCTATAAATTCTCTCAAATTGTTGAAACTTCTAAAGTCAAATCAAAGTCGGCGCTTACTGATTTGCTCTTTCGTTGGCTCCATGCAAGTCTTTCCAGGTCTGCTGCaggctgcagaaacaaaaagaccCGCATGCTGCGTTTAAGCAAAGGTTTCAAGTCATCACCAGAtattctgacctctgacccctggaTCCTACTTGGCGGTCTCGGCGGCGAGCGCCTGCTCCAGGAAGGCGTAGGACGCCAGCGTGGAGGAAATGGTCGCCGACAGCTCCGTCACCTTCCTCTCCAGCTGAGCAGACTCCTCCTCTCCCGCCGTTAGTTTCTGCCGCAGGACGCCCATCTCTGAAATTTaccaaaacagaaactaaaacgTCTGAAACGCTCAGAGAGGCAGAAAAACAGCGTGGAGAGAATTAAACGCCACCTGATGTCAAGATGGTGATCTGCAGATTTAAGTCGCTGATCTGCTGCGAGGCGGTTTGAAGGTTCAGGTGAGTTTCCTTCAGCTCGTCTTCAATCTGTAGAACAGAGGATCGTTGGAGGCGACGCTTTTAGTTTCAACAAGCTAAACCGCCAAACAgaactgatttaaattaaaacacaaatttttatTGTCAAGATTTCAGAATGAAACTATCCGAGTTATCAGGCCGATCAgtccaattttaaaatgaaacacaaaacttaACACTTCACTACGTATGTAAGGAACGAAGGATACAGAAGatgtaaaacacaatgaagggagaaagaaaatgaaaaatgatgaatgaaatgaaagacaGACAAAAGGACAAAAGATAAAGGATGTATAAACGAACAGACAAGCAAATAGAACAAacgaaaagacaaaaacacagatgaaaagAGGGATGGACAAACAAAAAGGACAGAAGAATTAAAGGACTAACAAACGAAACAGTAAAAAGACGAATGGACACAagcacagacaaaaaaacaaatgaaaccaaCTAGGCAGCCACTTTTCCCCAAAGTACACGCTTAACCTCCAATAATCTGCTCCATCTCAGATTAAACTGCCTAATCCAGCCTGTTTCATCCGACCTGCTCTCTCTCTTCGGCGGCTCGCTCTCTCGCCGTCCGATGCTCGTCCCTCTCCCTCAGCGCGGCGGCGGCTCGCTCGTTCAGCTGAAGGAGCGTCGGGGCCGTTTTCTGCAGGAGGCTCCGCACGCTGCAAAGCTGCCAGACAGAAAACCAGGGTGTGAGGGTAAAATGTTATAGTTCAGTTTTAATTCGTTGAGACGTTTTGTTCTAGTACAGCTGgctttattcagtttttattagttaaatattgcttAGTTTCAATGtagccttttttatttatagtagtagttttagtttttcataaaaataaaaaaaaatctatttcacatcagtttaaaaggctaataaataggTTAACACGAAAgcaaaagttttatatttataatttcagtatgttttagtttgaaTTAGTCACAGTtatagtttttccccattaatcacagtttttatttatgaactGCAAAAATCATAACCAGCGAAGTTTTTGTTACTTGGTTGGTTTTAGTTAACCCTGCTGGAAACAGAGAAACGTTTTAGTTTCTCCGCTGAGCGTACCTCTTGCATCAGGCTGGAGTGATCCTCTGCAGTTCGGGACAGAAGATCAGAGGCCGAGCTCAGAGTTTCCTGGCAGGTCCGGTTCAGAGCAACCTGCAGGAGATGAGGAAGCAACACGATGCAGATTAGGATCAGAAGAGGCGATTCTTACAGAAGGAGGCCATTTTTAGACATGCAAATCTTTCAGCGTCAAACAATTTTATTCGATTACAATTTTTAGCGTCACAATTTGATTCAGAAACgatttttaaatgcagaaaccAATAGAgtgttaacaaataaaacatttatttaaaacaattctagAAGGTTCCATTTTGGAGAATCAAATTCCATCAGTTTATCTTAaaagaaaagtatgtttaagAATAAATGTCTGTAACTTAAATGACCGATATACatagttcccacaagtctgaaccggAAGTGATCTGTGCCATTGATTTGCAATTTTTtatagaatacattttttttctgcacctctACTCATTTTGACTGGTTTGTTTACCTGATCCGGGTAGGTTTGGTTCAGAGCCGCTAGCAGCTCCTCCTGAGATCCGACACATTTCTCCAGAGCTGAGACTTCAGAGGCGCAGTGCGTCCTCAGCTGATCCATCGCACTGAAAGCCtgcaaacagacacacatgTTGTAAAAGTACAACACCATAAATCGTTTAACCACATGATATATTAAAACAacctcaataatttccatttgcatgatctTTTTTCCTACCAATAAAAGTCTTCACTCTCTTGGTTTaactaaatctttttttgaaagataattttgtttacagagactaagtattcattttattttatttatttttggatatttaaaatattttccaattcCAGTGCTAAATGTTCACTATAATTTAAGTTAtattgatctttgaaaatgtgtccttacattattattattattattataatatgcGATTACTATTATACTATTTTAAAATAGcctcaaaacaataatatatcatttatcgcaataacttctgggacaatttattgtgtAGAAAAATTTGTTATGACAGGCCTACAGTTAACAGTACAAAGGTAGAAAATAACTACATTTTCTGCAGGTGCAAAAGTCTTGAGTTgttccttgtttttttattgaagcaCTGACTTAATCAGTTAGGTGAATTATccctgatttttctttttatttccatgtacATACCCGTTcttatttcaatttatttatccgatttattttataattaggtcatatttaaaaatacctcTACTTTCACACTGTTATAAACTTTATATTActaattgaaatatatttaaaaggttTGGATGGGAGTAGCTTGtcaaaatagaaacaattttgcCTTTAGAAGAGGCCAGTTGCTAaaagtaataaatcaattaactgcaagcattttttggattaattaattaataattagacAGAAGAATTTGCTTAATAAGAGCCTTTTATTGTAGAAAGCTAAAACCTCTACCactttaagagttttttttcatgttaaatgcaaaatatatacttttgtacagttttgataTAATTGCTGCTCTGAGTGTGGTGTTCTTTGAGAAAATGGCCTTTTCTTGACTCTGTATACTTTTGTTATTgataaattacaattaataCTTTAGTTCTAATTAATATGAGATATTGATCTTGTATTTTCCTTACTGCCTCCTTGGCCGCGAAGGCTTCTTCCATCCGAGCCTCCATGCTGTTCCTCTGCTGAAGAACTTCTTTCACTTTCTCCAGGATTCTCCTCTGAGTTTCCTTTGATTTCTCGAACAGGGACTTCATGAGCTCGTACTGCAGAACAGCACAACAAAGTTGGATTAATTATTACACATATTCAATCAGCTGAAAGATATAAATTTACATACGTGGGACGCCAGGTTCTGATGGTCCTCCCTGATGGTTTCGCccattttcttcatgttggacAGAGCTACATCTGTGTCGCTGCTCAAGGAAGACTGCAGAGAAAGTCCAAcaggtttaaaaacatttttatctctaAACACAGATCGGGATTCAAacacttttcaataaaattcaagcacttttcaataaaattcaagcacttttcaaggtaggatttcaaacttttccagcaacacactttgagataaaaacaatgcaaataaccttttaaaaaaacagtttcaattcactatcatgtcatttattactattattaatagTGTCTTGTGATGTTTTCTACATCGAGGAGaaggaaaactaaaacattacaTCCTTTTATGATTATGAGCCACTTTTATGAAGACAAAACActaatctaacaaaaaaaaatctgcaattttaataaagttttttctaGGTAtgaaatataagtaaatatttatttaaattacacaGATCAATAAGTTATTGAgtcattaggaataataaatattcaaaaataaaataaaaaatgttttgtaattttttatttagaaaacagaaataattttggtaattctaactaacctaaaataagaaaagttcagtttgatttaacttcgtaagtcataaaaaaatgcttgtcTTTTAATTAGGTGTATGAGAATATCTGATTTAAACTATAAgcaatgttttccaaatttaagCTTTCAATCAAGCATTAGATTGCATTTTACTACAAAACTgagcagtttgaatatcaagcactttcaaggactttatacagaaaacaagctctttccaaaccttgaaaaaaaCCTCACTTTTgtaagatgtttgtgtttttatgcatttttcactttctgtaTTGATGTTCCTTTTATGTATATATGGTCATTGTCTTTTtgaagcatttgtttttattgttgtactACTGCCTTGCTGACTAATAAAGACTATTAAATTATCTTATTTTActgaatttcaaacattttcaaggatttcaagcacccgTACGAACACTGACAGCAGTTTAAATGTTGAGGTGATATCTGTGGTTTGTCTCACCATAGCAGCTCTCATCTCCTGCATAGCCTGGACGAGATTCTGCAGGGAATTTCCATCAAGCTCCAGCTCAGTTATCCggctcagagcctccatgtagAGATCTCTGTACATCGCAGTCTGAACAaggaatgaaaatattaaagtttatcagaaaaaaatctaaacaagtTAATGAGGGATGCAAATTAATggtttatttgattaaaatgagtTCCAATTGATTAACTTATAAAGTCCACTTAGATCTTCTTTCAGTGTTGCAGTTTAGccaccatccagcagagggTGCTGCTGGTCATCCTGAAGTGGAGCCAGttgatacaaaaacaaagatggcagTGCTATACCAGACCCGTAAATGGTCCAAACTGAGTTTGGTGTATACAGCACCACATTAGGGccattgtaaattaaaaatagaataaaaggaGGGATAGATTTgccagaaaaatctaaaaaatttgAGATTGATCTCAGAAGTCTTCTAGAAAgaaattggacatttttgagctcgaaaagtcaaaattccaaaatttgaaaaattttcATATGTACGAGCTCAgaaaatttgcaatttttttctaagaaatgtaaaatgaatctctaaatttctgagtttttcttcttgcaaatttttgacttcaCACACagaaattttcatatttttcccccaaaacaatttctgaaattaatctcaaaatttctgagttttatcttgcaaatttctgacttttcaacctcaaaaatgtccaagttttttctacattcctgagattaatctcaaaatttccaagattttaggtaaaactttattcaatttttttccTATCTGCACATATGAGGGTCAGGTGTGAGATGCACACATAAACATATCTACTGttatatgttttgaaatataatcaCCCGACAAGCTCCTTAAGTTACacaatgcctttttttttttcttttaaatccagCATATTAAGAAAAATTTTGCCATTATTATAGAAAGACAGTCGGCCCTCTTCATGGAAGAGAAAACTCagctttttaagaaaatggctgcttatCAATTAGTTGTTAGTTAATCGATAAGCTCAATCACTCGTCAATGGATAACTTGCATCCCTAGTTATTATCCCTTCAGTGTTTTTACCTGACTGAGCTCAGTGTGGTCCGTCTGAACCAGCTTCTCTCTCAGGTCCGAAGGAGCCGGGCCCGAAGAGGGGCGGCGGTGCGCCCTGGCTGCAGCCAGCTGCTGGACCAGCGCCTCCACCATGATCATGCTGGACGTCAGCCTCTGCTCCAGCTCCGGCCGGGGGAGGCTCTCCAGGCTGCCTGGAGGTAAACTGAAACCACACCAGAGAACTTTACATCTAGCGATGGCATAAAATTCATATCACAACATACATTCTGATGGGTGGCGGTAACGATATGTATTGCAATATGATTTGTATAAATCttacaacagaaacaaaacaaaaaaactgatttttttgcagtttttgcagATGTAAATTGTATGCAAtgtttgtaattgttttgtttacgtTTTTTTGAACCTGCCTGTTAAATGACCTCTGGTTACGTTCCCTGCCTTTCTGTTTCCCTCTTGCTCTGTTTGGATACCAGCTGATTACATCATCAACAAGCATTACTGTGGTGGCCAGTAGGATGCAGATCTCTATCTTAGGCcaaatttctgtcatttttctaCAGCTATCCATCAATCTATTCACCCATTAGTTATCCATCCATCATGGGCATTAATCTGTAACTTTTGGagaatcgtttttttttttttttttgaagactAGGTTGATTATAAACACAATTACGTTTAAGGATAAGAATCAATTGAACAGGTTTAAATTCACCGTTTCTAAATATGAAAAGAAgtttgaaagaaagaagaaaagaaacttcaaaagaaagaaaggtcgacagaagaaacaaatgaaGGAAAGAGAAGAACGTTTGAAAAaagttggaaagaaaaagaaagagacatcACTCACTTCCAGATGAGTGGTTCGGTCGCTGTGCAGGAATCGGTCACAGAGAATTCCctctttttcacaaatattccCGACGTGTTCAGACTGTGGTCCACCATCTTCAGTGGACTGGTGCCCACACAGACGCTGTGGCACTGTGCAGGATCCGCTCTGTCTGAGGGGGCCATGAAGGCAGCAGGAGGAGCGACGCTCATTTTTCCACATGCCATCATGAGGAACTCGGCCatctgctgaagctgctgctgaaactGGCCATCAGGAATCAGCGGCGCCGTTTTC
Proteins encoded in this region:
- the spag5 gene encoding sperm-associated antigen 5 isoform X1; amino-acid sequence: MSQSSIEDWSSSRRGERTPLRSLENETPSSRIRSKPQFSGDTVKAGMADIHLCDTQTQLGTVTIPVSMDTTQSVCGLEDVVFKTFICSGGEVEISDSSDGGGQSLILPKHVTTFTLTAEAEDSVASPSRMEQPCGEHVEHPYCNCSVEQPDSPIACEAAEEKYLAWKSFACDGGDVKVSDSTGLKEETVPLPLDDHWGPAQDDGTNSADCTLLLPAEHVDHLYCSSGNDDISTAQRSENPDDPTLKLLNCSGGEVEIPADADVADKTIPLSHTCSGCNLSMDLSVLASDYDLENGKDHLDHPYCNVKYNSSLSPEEVNTIPDLQPCSAEINLVLPNGQDENFDWKSGESQVSEKMLTSPKENYNKEQTNDRLKNGEVVFDANLPPETNASLVASDCSHLDASAETLPQQQQLDSRSHSEAKDSALGSLGLCNSAEKATPASPAILKVLSECPSVASALQFLSPIMKRASLSVLKRSLVSGQDMFLPDDSALEDEKSLLAPVNVESMGLLAEQLESPMPHPLLNSTVVSSKPQEVSGKKAQPKTAPLIPDGQFQQQLQQMAEFLMMACGKMSVAPPAAFMAPSDRADPAQCHSVCVGTSPLKMVDHSLNTSGIFVKKREFSVTDSCTATEPLIWNLPPGSLESLPRPELEQRLTSSMIMVEALVQQLAAARAHRRPSSGPAPSDLREKLVQTDHTELSQTAMYRDLYMEALSRITELELDGNSLQNLVQAMQEMRAAMSSLSSDTDVALSNMKKMGETIREDHQNLASHYELMKSLFEKSKETQRRILEKVKEVLQQRNSMEARMEEAFAAKEAAFSAMDQLRTHCASEVSALEKCVGSQEELLAALNQTYPDQVALNRTCQETLSSASDLLSRTAEDHSSLMQELCSVRSLLQKTAPTLLQLNERAAAALRERDEHRTARERAAEEREQIEDELKETHLNLQTASQQISDLNLQITILTSEMGVLRQKLTAGEEESAQLERKVTELSATISSTLASYAFLEQALAAETANLQQTWKDLHGANERANQLQASLSGSEQRVGELDRALAESDLQLGQLQNLSQSQTVQIQQLQEVCTELGGVREMNEFLQMENELAREQVAESERMLRSNLQALRERNIECEDLKSEVCKLQLENQSLSDELETSRCAAGAARMELQEKMAEAVTEITILHHTLRGLTTELQVSLSNQREEHQKQKESAMFSGAARHQTSSSFVDSVMVALTAEKEEDVRTDSTLDASEPQSDAFFSETSAFTRVAALNPKTISEPVQDEEEDEEEQSSMAELLSGLSRTVAELISTLQQAQRCRDAQLQELHSTIGGLQMELQTSSSRHQAEVLELKQELRCLSSLVERGKQALQHKAQEEKTLTKLMEDVQEAQEILRKHKSDNNELRREAAELRRALEQSRVESQFLREELRRTGDPAAAPAHHMEEKIQLLKEVEKLKASLQEAEQAKFKLLERAKRHQIVHQTNQQKSENELQILNHMINKVRETLLSLPEVVKRCEQLQRLVDYIG